One Cottoperca gobio chromosome 23, fCotGob3.1, whole genome shotgun sequence genomic region harbors:
- the prkcq gene encoding protein kinase C theta type, with translation MSPFLRIGFSKFEMDPGLAYHEEVLNPYCVVYMKEAVDTEKGQEYKQKKPTMYPPWSSTFDAHIHRGRIMQVMVKDRTAELKSEAIVPLDSLATRCKKENGKMEIWLELKPQGRLLMEAKYYLEKCDAAGQTEGDPESELEREGLFALHARRGAIKQAKVHIVKCHEFGATFFPQPTFCSVCKEFVWGLNKQGYQCRQCNAAIHKKCIDKVIAKCTGSAINSKETMIHKERFKIDMPHRFKVYNFKSPTFCEHCGTLLWGLAKQGLKCEECCMNVHHKCQKKVANLCGVNQKLMAEALAIIESRQQARSTREPEAEIIGREGPVGVGQPGIVRALSGLVTATATPANKELQGVSWDGPADGSFTEVLTEEPLYAVPKKDHHPKLNVDDFVLHKMLGKGSFGKVFLAELKKSGQFYAMKALKKDVVLMDDDVECTMVEKRVLSLAWENPFLTQLYCTFQTKENLFFVMEYLNGGDLMFHIQNCHKFDVHRSTFYAAEIICGLQFLHSRGIIYRDLKLDNVLLDSEGHIKIADFGMCKENMEDESRTSTFCGTPDYIAPEILLGQKYNNSADWWSFGVLLYEMLIGQSPFHGHDEEELFQSIRTDNPVYPRWLTKDGKDILIKLFVREPEERLGVKGNIRQHSFFSSTDWKALEQRKVEPPFRPTLTSPSDCSNFDKEFINEKPRLSCADRTLINSVDQTMFRNFSFVNPAMARIAAR, from the exons ATGTCTCCTTTCCTGCGGATTGGGTTCTCCAAGTTTGAGATGGATCCCGGTCTGGCCTACCACGAAGAGGTGCTGAACCCGTACTGTGTGGTTTACATGAAGGAGGCCGTCGACACAG AAAAGGGCCAAGAGTACAAGCAGAAGAAGCCCACCATGTACCCGCCCTGGAGCAGCACGTTCGACGCCCACATCCACCGCGGTCGCATCATGCAAGTGATGGTGAAGGACCGCACGGCGGAGCTCAAGTCCGAGGCCATCGTGCCTCTGGACTCGCTGGCGACGCGGTGCAAGAAGGAGAACGGCAAGATGGAGATCTGG CTGGAGCTGAAGCCACAGGGCCGCCTGCTGATGGAGGCTAAATATTATCTGGAGAAATGTG ATGCTGCGGGTCAGACTGAAGGAGACCCAGAGTCcgagctggagagagagggtCTGTTCGCCCTCCATGCCCGGCGAGGTGCCATCAAACAGGCGAAGGTTCACATTGTTAAATGTCACGAGTTCGGCGCAACGTTTTTCCCTCAACCGACCTTCTGCTCCGTCTGCAAAGAGTTCGTCTG GGGTCTTAACAAGCAGGGCTACCAGTGCAGAC AGTGCAACGCCGCTATTCATAAGAAATGCATAGACAAAGTCATCGCCAAATGCACCGGTTCAGCCATTAACAGCAAAGAAACAATG ATCCACAAGGAGCGCTTCAAGATCGACATGCCCCACAGGTTTAAAGTCTACAACTTCAAAAGTCCCACATTCTGTGAACACTGCGGTACTCTGCTGTGGGGGCTCGCCAAGCAGGGGCTCAAATGTGAGG AATGTTGCATGAACGTCCATCATAAATGCCAGAAGAAAGTAGCCAACCTCTGCGGGGTCAACCAGAAACTGATGGCTGAAGCTCTGGCCATCATCGAGAGCAGACAGCAG GCCAGAAGCACCAGAGAACCCGAAGCGGAGATCATTGGCCGAGAGGGTCCAGTCGGTGTCGGACAGCCGGGAATCGTCCGAGCTCTTTCTGGGTTAGTAACGGCCACAGCGACGCCTGCAAACAAAG agctgcagggcGTTTCATGGGACGGGCCGGCGGACGGGTCGTTCACCGAGGTGCTGACAGAAGAGCCTCTGTACGCCGTTCCCAAGAAGGACCATCACCCCAAACTCAACGTCGATGACTTCGTCCTGCACAAGATGCTCGGGAAAGGCAGTTTCGGCAAG GTGTTTTTAGCAGAGCTGAAAAAAAGCGGGCAGTTTTACGCAATGAAGGCTCTGAAGAAGGACGTGGTGCTGATGGACGATGACGTGGAGTGCACCATGGTGGAGAAGAGGGTCCTCTCTTTGGCCTGGGAAAACCCTTTCCTCACGCAACTTTACTGCACCTTCCAGACCAAG GAGAACCTGTTCTTCGTGATGGAGTATCTGAACGGAGGGGATCTCATGTTCCACATCCAGAACTGCCACAAGTTTGATGTGCACAGAAGCAC ATTCTATGCGGCTGAAATCATCTGTGGGCTCCAGTTCCTGCACTCCAGAGGAATCATTTACAG GGATCTGAAGCTGGATAATGTGCTGTTGGACTCCGAGGGTCATATAAAGATTGCAGACTTTGGCATGTGTAAAGAGAACATGGAGGACGAGTCGCGGACGTCCACGTTCTGTGGGACACCCGACTACATCGCTCCCGag ATCCTGCTGGGTCAGAAGTACAACAACTCAGCCGACTGGTGGTCGTTCGGGGTTCTGCTGTACGAGATGCTGATCGGTCAGTCTCCGTTCCACGGCCACGACGAAGAGGAGCTGTTCCAATCCATACGAACAGACAACCCCGTTTATCCCCGCTGGCTCACCAAAGACGGCAAAGACATTCTGATCAAG ctgtttgtgaGGGAGCCCGAGGAGCGCCTGGGAGTGAAGGGAAACATCAGGCAGCACAGTTTCTTCAGCAGCACCGACTGGAAGGCGCTGGAACAACGCAAGGTGGAGCCGCCCTTCAGGCCTACTTTA ACGTCGCCCAGTGACTGCAGTAACTTCGACAAAGAGTTTATCAACGAGAAGCCGCGGCTGTCGTGTGCCGACCGGACGCTCATCAACAGCGTTGACCAGACGATGTTCAGAAACTTCTCGTTTGTTAACCCGGCGATGGCTCGCATCGCAGCACGCTAA